From the genome of Geobacter sp. SVR, one region includes:
- a CDS encoding GAF domain-containing protein, with amino-acid sequence MQIAARCRKCGRAMSSQRIDNYRVKMTCPCGFSDFRTITEKVKTVNPFYHKANFTPYMESEKGKMVLTMQRANREHMEIISLEEISMLVSSDFELADVLQSVADKLARQLNASVCNIYLLEEGELVLKATYGFEQEKIGQIRLKIGEGITGTVAKEMQPLNLSRASQDPRYKVFPELNEEKYNSMLSFPITDRKSVYGVINLQTTSMRSFPEDEIYFVSIIANLILSAIKLRQKVASNRMARGASPAS; translated from the coding sequence ATGCAGATCGCAGCACGCTGCCGCAAATGCGGCAGAGCCATGAGCAGTCAGCGCATCGACAACTATCGCGTGAAAATGACCTGCCCATGCGGTTTCTCCGATTTCCGCACCATTACGGAAAAGGTCAAGACCGTCAATCCCTTCTACCACAAAGCCAACTTCACCCCTTACATGGAGAGCGAAAAGGGCAAGATGGTGCTGACCATGCAGCGGGCCAACCGGGAGCACATGGAGATCATTTCGCTGGAAGAGATCAGCATGCTGGTGTCCTCCGACTTCGAGCTTGCGGACGTTCTCCAGTCTGTGGCCGACAAACTGGCCCGGCAGTTGAATGCCAGCGTCTGTAACATCTATCTGCTTGAGGAAGGGGAGCTGGTCCTGAAGGCGACCTATGGCTTTGAGCAGGAAAAAATCGGCCAGATCAGGCTCAAAATCGGCGAAGGCATAACCGGGACGGTAGCCAAGGAGATGCAGCCGCTCAATCTCAGCCGCGCCTCGCAGGACCCGCGTTACAAGGTGTTTCCCGAGCTGAACGAGGAAAAGTACAATTCGATGCTGTCGTTCCCGATTACGGACAGAAAAAGCGTCTATGGCGTCATCAATCTGCAGACGACGTCCATGCGCAGCTTTCCCGAAGACGAGATCTATTTCGTTTCGATTATCGCCAATCTGATTCTGTCAGCCATCAAACTGCGCCAGAAGGTGGCATCCAACAGAATGGCCCGGGGGGCCTCGCCTGCTTCTTGA
- a CDS encoding tetratricopeptide repeat protein, giving the protein MTMRLPLFVPMLFLLLLNACATGRSQQEIRKNPEVYHYQMGLSYLGERNFTRALVELTEAEKLDPNNPELQYNLGLAYLGKKRPDLAEQKLQRALTLKPNFTKARNDLGVAYLELKRWDSAIQQFKIVKDDIFYDNSENAVINLGLAYLGKGEYAKALEELRSAAVANPRNPVIRLSIGRVWFAMDKTELAIAEYRKALDIFKDYGAAYYYLGLAQLKLNDTEAAKAAFKEVLRIIPDSELGHLTLGYLDLLK; this is encoded by the coding sequence ATGACGATGCGTCTGCCATTGTTCGTTCCGATGCTCTTTCTGCTGCTCCTCAACGCGTGCGCTACCGGACGCAGCCAGCAGGAGATCCGGAAGAACCCGGAGGTCTACCACTACCAGATGGGGCTATCCTACCTCGGTGAGCGCAATTTCACCCGTGCGTTGGTGGAGTTGACCGAGGCCGAAAAGCTCGATCCCAACAACCCGGAGCTGCAGTACAATCTCGGTCTCGCCTATCTCGGCAAGAAGCGTCCCGACCTGGCCGAGCAGAAACTCCAGCGGGCCCTGACCCTCAAGCCCAATTTTACCAAGGCCCGCAATGACCTGGGTGTGGCCTACCTGGAGCTGAAACGCTGGGACAGTGCGATCCAACAGTTCAAGATCGTCAAAGACGACATCTTCTACGACAACAGCGAGAATGCCGTCATCAATCTGGGGCTGGCCTATCTGGGCAAGGGCGAATATGCCAAGGCTCTGGAAGAGCTGCGTTCGGCCGCGGTGGCCAATCCGCGCAACCCTGTCATCCGTCTTTCGATCGGGCGGGTCTGGTTCGCAATGGACAAGACCGAACTGGCCATAGCCGAATACCGCAAGGCGCTCGACATCTTCAAGGATTACGGCGCCGCCTATTATTACCTCGGTCTGGCCCAGCTCAAGCTGAATGACACAGAGGCCGCCAAAGCAGCCTTCAAGGAAGTGCTTCGGATCATCCCGGATTCCGAACTTGGCCATTTGACCCTGGGATATCTGGACCTGCTCAAGTAA
- a CDS encoding universal stress protein, producing MKTFDKILTAIDFSENSAYAFEYALTLAKQFNSELTIMHVINEPVDLRGFYVPHISFEQLEREIEAGAVTMMERFCSERLAGFGNYTTAIVTGIPYEEINRKAEEIGASLIVLGTHGRTGLDHLIFGSTAERVVRSASCPVLTIRLSPEG from the coding sequence ATGAAAACATTCGATAAGATTCTGACCGCCATCGATTTCTCCGAGAATTCAGCCTACGCCTTCGAATACGCCTTGACCCTCGCAAAACAGTTCAACTCCGAGCTGACCATCATGCACGTCATCAACGAACCTGTCGATCTGCGCGGTTTCTACGTGCCGCACATCTCTTTCGAACAACTGGAAAGGGAGATCGAGGCAGGCGCCGTCACCATGATGGAACGATTCTGCAGTGAACGCTTGGCCGGCTTCGGCAACTATACCACCGCCATCGTAACCGGAATACCCTATGAAGAGATCAACCGGAAAGCCGAAGAGATCGGGGCCTCGCTGATCGTGCTGGGCACCCACGGCCGGACCGGGCTCGACCACCTCATATTCGGCAGCACCGCCGAGCGCGTAGTCCGCTCCGCTTCCTGTCCGGTTCTGACGATCCGTCTCTCGCCTGAAGGCTGA
- a CDS encoding response regulator — MAEDVRRILVVDDEENARITLSKILCREGFEVTSAGNGYEALNYLRCHQVELIITDINMPEMDGMMFLRELNRLHPASNVIMITAYGEVESYIEAMNLGAFEYINKPVKVEELLKVIDKIFKDSHFSHSPIQEEPCNENIR; from the coding sequence GTGGCAGAAGACGTGAGACGGATACTGGTGGTTGACGATGAGGAAAACGCCCGTATCACACTCTCGAAGATTCTATGCCGCGAGGGTTTCGAAGTCACATCGGCGGGCAACGGGTACGAAGCCCTCAACTACCTGCGATGCCATCAGGTCGAGCTGATCATTACCGATATCAACATGCCTGAAATGGACGGCATGATGTTCCTGCGAGAGCTCAACCGTCTCCATCCCGCCAGCAACGTGATAATGATCACCGCCTACGGTGAGGTGGAGTCGTATATCGAGGCAATGAATCTGGGCGCGTTCGAATACATAAACAAACCGGTCAAGGTCGAGGAGTTGCTCAAGGTTATCGACAAGATTTTCAAGGACAGCCATTTCAGCCATTCCCCCATTCAAGAGGAGCCCTGCAATGAAAACATTCGATAA
- a CDS encoding helix-turn-helix domain-containing protein, which translates to MSINETHHQDHSANSPGAILRRCREYHGISLEEAAEATKIGTDHLTALEKDQIKGFASQAYLKGFLRIYATHLGLNADDMMRLYEKLYASPTSHDHSLNAGDSGVARRRRVPWKKLILPAVLLLMLIVTSYILDRSSTPPARRQTLPPGPGTPIAAPVQPVRSSVSNVPSVTHVTSPAPPAAVSEKHITPPERPGVAPPPAEAPKDFIVRMKVIRNGTLAVTIDGSATQNYELSVGDVIEWKADKSIILELSNAGGVEIELNGRQIKPLGPEGKPAYVTLDANGVKS; encoded by the coding sequence TTGTCCATTAATGAAACCCACCATCAGGATCACTCCGCCAACTCACCGGGCGCAATTCTCAGACGCTGCCGCGAATATCATGGCATTTCACTGGAAGAGGCGGCCGAAGCCACCAAAATCGGCACCGACCATCTCACTGCGCTGGAAAAGGACCAGATCAAGGGTTTCGCCAGCCAGGCCTATCTCAAGGGATTCCTGAGAATCTACGCCACCCATCTCGGCCTCAATGCCGACGACATGATGCGCCTGTACGAAAAGCTGTATGCTTCTCCCACCAGCCACGACCACTCGTTGAACGCAGGTGACAGCGGAGTCGCCAGACGGCGCCGCGTACCCTGGAAGAAGCTGATACTGCCGGCCGTACTGCTGCTGATGCTGATCGTCACCTCATACATTCTGGACCGTTCTTCCACTCCCCCGGCCCGGCGCCAGACCCTGCCGCCCGGACCGGGCACCCCGATAGCCGCACCTGTCCAGCCAGTCCGCTCGAGTGTCAGCAATGTACCGTCCGTAACGCACGTTACCAGCCCCGCACCACCGGCAGCCGTTTCCGAAAAACACATCACCCCGCCGGAGCGTCCCGGTGTGGCACCGCCGCCGGCCGAAGCCCCCAAGGACTTCATCGTGCGGATGAAAGTGATCCGCAATGGTACGCTTGCCGTGACCATCGACGGTTCCGCTACCCAGAATTATGAACTTTCGGTCGGTGACGTCATCGAATGGAAGGCGGACAAGAGCATCATCCTGGAACTTTCCAATGCCGGAGGGGTCGAAATCGAGCTGAACGGCAGGCAGATCAAGCCTTTGGGGCCCGAGGGCAAACCGGCATATGTGACGCTTGACGCAAATGGCGTCAAGTCCTGA
- a CDS encoding PfkB family carbohydrate kinase, with protein sequence MSIVVVGTVAFDTVETPFGRGENVLGGSATYFSTSASFFTDVSLVAVVGDDFPEEHVRFLQSRDINTDGLQRIPGRTFHWTGRYGYDLNEAQTLDTQLNVLTAFRPNLPDSYRNAEYLFLANIDPDLQIEVLEQVSSPKLVACDTMNFWISSKPEALRKVLQKVDIVVINEGEARQFTGEVNLVKAARQIIALGCKRLVVKRGEYGVLMFTADSVFAAPAYPLEDVFDPTGAGDTFAGGFMGYLANTGDLTEEGIRQAIVFGSVMASFNVEDFSLERMKRLEYREIEARYRSFRSLTSFRDIAPL encoded by the coding sequence ATGAGCATCGTCGTTGTCGGCACCGTAGCCTTTGACACGGTCGAAACCCCCTTCGGACGGGGAGAGAACGTTCTGGGCGGGTCGGCCACCTACTTTTCCACCTCGGCCAGCTTCTTTACCGATGTATCACTGGTGGCGGTGGTGGGAGATGATTTTCCCGAGGAACACGTCCGGTTCCTCCAGTCGCGTGACATCAATACTGACGGCCTCCAGCGCATCCCCGGCAGGACCTTTCACTGGACCGGCCGATACGGCTATGACCTGAACGAGGCCCAGACCCTGGATACCCAGCTCAACGTGCTGACCGCCTTCCGCCCGAACCTGCCGGACAGCTATCGTAATGCGGAGTACCTCTTCCTTGCCAACATCGACCCCGACCTGCAGATTGAGGTTCTGGAGCAGGTATCCTCGCCGAAACTGGTCGCCTGCGATACCATGAATTTCTGGATCAGTTCGAAGCCTGAGGCACTCAGGAAGGTGCTGCAGAAGGTGGATATCGTCGTCATCAACGAGGGGGAGGCCCGCCAGTTCACCGGCGAGGTCAACCTGGTCAAGGCTGCCCGCCAGATCATTGCCCTGGGGTGCAAGCGCCTGGTGGTCAAGCGCGGGGAATACGGCGTACTGATGTTCACGGCCGATTCGGTTTTTGCGGCGCCCGCCTATCCGCTGGAGGATGTTTTCGATCCGACCGGAGCCGGTGATACCTTTGCCGGCGGCTTCATGGGCTACCTGGCCAACACCGGAGACCTGACCGAGGAAGGCATCCGCCAGGCCATCGTGTTCGGCAGTGTTATGGCATCGTTCAATGTGGAGGACTTCAGTCTGGAGCGCATGAAGCGTCTTGAATACCGGGAAATCGAAGCCCGCTACAGAAGCTTCAGGTCGCTTACCAGCTTCCGGGACATCGCGCCGCTGTGA